One region of Edaphobacter bradus genomic DNA includes:
- a CDS encoding ABC transporter permease gives MALTLSRPTSFERTLASARSTMMFSEIVLLAIDSFRASKVRFLLTMLGMIIGSASIILVVTLGLTGKQYAHNLISSIGPNMIEMQYNGGSVVGPDNTTTPDFMTRDDMQAVVDQVPGIIASSPMLEDHDRVSIGGGVVKETMILGVSPQYKEVRNLVVLGGRFFDDQDARSHTKVAVIVASFANELYGSPKAAVGRSVSIHGIPFVIIGVFKESVETFGTSEISDQTILIPYEVARYFTGTNTVKQIFFTMKDSSLVLPASHEVLDIIKSRHRATSVYTAFNLTQVLGVMDKIANMLTIVLTLAAAITLIVSGVGIMNSMLANVAARIREIGIRKAIGATSREIRLQFLTEAVFLSLCGGFVGTVLGLAIPLSISFLTPFKIPVSPWSAVIALGTSVLVGVLFGTLPANRAARLDPVQTLKYE, from the coding sequence ATGGCACTCACGCTCTCCAGACCGACCTCCTTCGAACGCACGCTCGCCAGCGCGCGCTCCACCATGATGTTCAGCGAGATCGTGCTCCTGGCCATCGATAGCTTCCGCGCCAGCAAGGTTCGCTTCCTGCTCACCATGCTCGGCATGATCATCGGCTCGGCCTCTATCATCCTCGTCGTCACCCTCGGCCTCACCGGCAAGCAGTACGCCCACAACCTCATCTCCTCCATCGGCCCCAACATGATCGAGATGCAGTACAACGGCGGCAGCGTGGTCGGGCCCGACAACACCACCACACCCGACTTCATGACCCGCGACGACATGCAGGCCGTCGTCGACCAGGTTCCTGGAATCATCGCCTCCTCGCCCATGCTCGAGGACCACGACCGCGTCAGCATCGGCGGCGGCGTCGTCAAGGAGACCATGATCCTCGGCGTCTCTCCACAATATAAGGAGGTCCGCAATCTTGTCGTCCTCGGCGGCCGATTCTTCGACGACCAGGACGCCCGCTCCCACACCAAGGTCGCCGTCATCGTCGCCTCCTTCGCCAACGAGCTCTATGGAAGCCCGAAAGCCGCCGTCGGACGCTCCGTCAGCATCCACGGCATTCCCTTCGTCATCATCGGAGTCTTCAAAGAGAGCGTCGAAACCTTTGGTACCTCCGAGATCAGCGACCAGACCATCCTCATCCCCTACGAGGTCGCCCGCTACTTCACCGGAACCAACACCGTGAAGCAGATCTTCTTCACCATGAAGGACTCGAGCCTCGTCCTTCCTGCCTCGCACGAGGTCCTCGACATCATCAAGAGCCGCCACCGCGCGACCTCCGTCTACACTGCCTTTAACCTCACCCAGGTCCTCGGCGTCATGGACAAGATCGCCAACATGCTCACCATCGTCCTCACGCTGGCCGCCGCCATCACGCTCATCGTCAGCGGAGTCGGCATCATGAACAGCATGCTCGCCAACGTCGCGGCCCGCATCCGCGAGATCGGAATCCGCAAGGCCATCGGAGCCACCAGCCGCGAGATCCGCCTTCAGTTCCTCACCGAAGCCGTCTTCCTCTCCCTCTGCGGAGGCTTCGTCGGAACCGTCCTCGGCCTCGCCATCCCGCTCTCCATCAGCTTCCTCACGCCCTTCAAGATTCCCGTCTCTCCCTGGTCCGCGGTGATCGCCCTCGGAACCTCAGTCCTCGTAGGAGTCCTCTTCGGAACCCTCCCCGCCAACCGTGCCGCCCGCCTCGACCCCGTCCAGACCCTCAAATACGAGTAA
- a CDS encoding GntR family transcriptional regulator, whose protein sequence is MPPERRKPSHAEMDVRPLDKMGFVPLYFQIQQELIKSIAQGRLKEGTMLPSEDELSRKYDVSRMTARQALQGLKLNGHAYSERGRGTFVSRPKLEKNILHLQGFTEEIEQQGRTPHSRILERTILPATPELQIKLQLGPEEEILSLTRLRIADEEPVALDISHLPLSRMPRLRDIDFTTNSIYRSIREQHGIRLAWADEIIEAIAASSEEAELLGVPCHSPILSIQRVVFSAEKLPVEVAWTRYPGSRYRASIHLPFTA, encoded by the coding sequence ATGCCACCAGAGAGACGCAAGCCGAGTCACGCGGAGATGGACGTCAGACCCCTGGACAAGATGGGCTTTGTGCCTCTCTACTTCCAGATCCAGCAGGAGCTGATCAAGTCCATCGCCCAGGGACGGCTAAAGGAAGGGACGATGCTCCCCTCCGAGGACGAGCTCTCCCGCAAGTACGACGTCAGCCGGATGACGGCCCGCCAGGCCTTGCAGGGCCTCAAGCTCAACGGCCACGCCTACAGCGAACGGGGACGCGGAACCTTCGTCAGCCGCCCCAAGCTCGAGAAGAACATCCTTCATCTTCAAGGCTTTACCGAGGAGATCGAGCAGCAGGGCAGAACGCCCCACTCTCGCATCCTCGAGCGGACCATCCTGCCCGCGACCCCGGAGCTTCAGATAAAGCTTCAACTAGGCCCCGAGGAGGAGATTCTGTCCCTCACCCGCCTTCGCATCGCCGACGAGGAGCCGGTGGCCCTCGACATCTCGCACCTTCCGCTCTCCCGCATGCCCAGGCTGCGCGATATCGACTTCACGACGAATTCCATCTACCGCTCTATCCGCGAACAGCACGGCATCCGTCTGGCATGGGCCGACGAAATCATCGAGGCGATTGCAGCCTCCAGCGAAGAGGCCGAACTCCTCGGTGTGCCTTGCCATTCGCCAATCCTCTCCATTCAGCGGGTCGTCTTCTCGGCCGAGAAACTCCCCGTGGAAGTCGCCTGGACAAGGTATCCCGGCAGCCGGTACCGCGCCTCCATCCACCTGCCCTTCACCGCCTAG
- a CDS encoding DHA2 family efflux MFS transporter permease subunit, with protein MSTTTLELPSGQLAGAHPESHTVDRPWRPRVNPWIVAMTVTLATFMEVLDTSIANVALPHIAGGLGATQDEATWVLTAYLVANAIILPAGAYMTTFIGRKKFYMICVALFGISSALCGLAPSLPLLVFFRVLQGIGGGGLAPSEQAILADTFPPAKRGQAFAMYGLAVVVAPAIGPTLGGYITDNFDWRWIFFLNVPICLISLFLTSRIVEDPPWVKTQVAQAQKGGIKLDTLGFGLLGLTFGSLEFVLDKGQEDDWFSSKIITFFIVTMIVAFITMIWWELKQLRDGHRPIVNLTLFKRRNFSISFLLMFVLGFSLYGTTILIPQFVQTLLGYTAELAGMVLSPAGFMMMAMMPVVGFLSSKVDPRKLIAYGFSMLTLALIMMHTMDLNISYGRLVFLRVFQSSGLAFLFIPINMIAYIGVKQSENNDVSGLTNLARNIGGSCGTAFVATLLTRRAAAHETNMTRNLTPGNPAFVDQVRSLKTTFGGGHGGGNPFVGSGSHKAQAWIYQQMHHHAGMLSYLDIIQYLAVFCACMLPLLFFIPRPPKHVEVSAGH; from the coding sequence ATGTCCACGACCACCCTTGAGCTCCCCAGCGGGCAACTAGCTGGCGCACATCCCGAGTCCCACACGGTTGATCGTCCGTGGCGGCCCCGCGTCAATCCGTGGATCGTTGCGATGACGGTTACGCTTGCGACGTTCATGGAGGTGCTGGACACCTCCATCGCCAACGTCGCGCTGCCGCACATCGCAGGCGGGCTCGGCGCCACGCAGGATGAGGCGACGTGGGTGCTGACGGCGTACCTGGTGGCCAACGCCATCATCCTTCCAGCCGGCGCGTATATGACCACCTTCATCGGCCGGAAGAAGTTCTACATGATCTGCGTTGCGCTCTTCGGAATCTCGTCAGCGCTCTGCGGACTGGCCCCCTCGCTTCCGCTGCTCGTCTTCTTCCGCGTGCTGCAGGGTATTGGCGGAGGCGGCCTCGCGCCCTCAGAACAAGCCATCCTCGCCGATACTTTCCCACCTGCCAAGCGCGGGCAGGCCTTTGCGATGTACGGCCTCGCCGTCGTCGTCGCCCCCGCCATCGGGCCTACACTCGGCGGCTACATCACCGACAACTTCGACTGGCGCTGGATCTTCTTCCTCAATGTTCCGATCTGCCTGATCTCACTCTTCCTCACCTCGCGCATCGTCGAAGATCCGCCATGGGTCAAGACGCAGGTCGCGCAGGCACAGAAGGGCGGCATCAAACTCGACACGCTCGGCTTCGGACTGCTTGGACTCACCTTCGGCTCGCTCGAGTTCGTCCTCGACAAGGGCCAGGAGGACGACTGGTTCAGCTCGAAGATCATCACCTTCTTCATCGTCACCATGATCGTCGCCTTCATCACCATGATCTGGTGGGAGCTCAAGCAACTGCGCGACGGTCACCGTCCCATCGTCAACCTCACGCTGTTCAAGCGGCGCAACTTCTCCATCTCGTTTCTGCTGATGTTCGTGCTGGGCTTCTCCTTGTACGGCACCACCATCCTGATCCCGCAGTTCGTCCAGACCTTGCTCGGCTACACGGCTGAGCTCGCCGGCATGGTCCTGTCGCCTGCAGGCTTCATGATGATGGCGATGATGCCCGTCGTCGGCTTTCTCTCCAGCAAAGTCGACCCGCGCAAGCTGATCGCCTACGGCTTCTCCATGCTCACGCTCGCTCTCATCATGATGCACACCATGGACCTCAACATCAGCTATGGACGCCTCGTCTTCCTGCGTGTCTTCCAATCCTCGGGACTTGCCTTCCTCTTCATTCCGATCAACATGATCGCGTACATCGGCGTGAAGCAGTCGGAGAACAACGACGTCTCCGGGCTGACGAATCTTGCCCGCAACATCGGCGGCTCGTGCGGAACAGCCTTTGTGGCGACGCTGCTGACCCGGCGCGCGGCGGCGCATGAAACGAACATGACCCGCAACCTCACGCCGGGCAATCCGGCCTTTGTGGATCAGGTGAGGAGCCTCAAGACCACGTTCGGAGGCGGCCACGGAGGGGGCAATCCGTTCGTAGGCTCGGGCTCACACAAGGCGCAGGCGTGGATCTACCAGCAGATGCACCACCACGCGGGGATGCTCTCGTATCTCGATATCATCCAATACCTCGCGGTCTTCTGCGCGTGCATGTTGCCGCTGCTCTTCTTCATCCCCCGCCCACCGAAACACGTGGAGGTCTCAGCCGGGCACTGA
- a CDS encoding protein kinase domain-containing protein, producing MQLWNDYEGRTIAKAYPLDKLLRPEGRSAFFTTTNGTGRQSVIRLIEAHFDESEILRRWRVISEIQQPNLVGIRKFGEAELDGTALVYAVMEPTEANLSEVLAARTLTVEEARELAESLIDALQALHERGLVHEHIQPENIFAEGETVKLRSDCIREATAGLDEGSPEAAERVARDVHDLAVVLLEAMTGRRSLQGSATVLPTPFDGIIRNGLSGKWGLAHMAAALQPARPTTPAAPTTIPSAVTSPKAVAATIAERPAAPQAAAVSARIAPAQAPAQQPMSERRAVQQPVAQQPVMQQPVGRRKVEPVRPSIAPDVRHRIVKPVVEKDWLRNKKTWLAGAVAALVLFLGWYLLRDGNKAAEQTPIPATTTNTPAQKTSTPVQAPVQTTPVPVRTPKPTAAALAEAAGNAASARPQQWRVVAYTYNHEDQAQKKAASIASRNPQLNPQVFSPSGRAPYLVTLGGPMSRDEAAAFRRKAVASGLASDTYIQNFRR from the coding sequence ATGCAACTTTGGAACGACTACGAAGGAAGAACGATCGCGAAAGCGTATCCCCTGGACAAACTGCTTCGACCGGAAGGTCGCAGCGCATTCTTTACTACGACAAACGGTACGGGCAGACAGTCAGTCATTCGGCTGATCGAGGCCCACTTTGATGAATCGGAGATTCTGCGCCGGTGGCGGGTCATCTCCGAGATACAGCAGCCCAACCTCGTCGGAATCCGGAAGTTTGGCGAGGCGGAGCTCGACGGAACTGCTCTGGTGTATGCCGTCATGGAGCCGACCGAGGCGAATCTCTCTGAGGTGCTCGCAGCCCGCACGCTGACGGTTGAGGAGGCGCGGGAGCTTGCCGAGAGCCTGATCGACGCGCTCCAGGCGCTGCACGAGCGCGGTCTCGTGCACGAGCATATTCAGCCCGAGAACATCTTCGCCGAGGGCGAGACGGTGAAGCTCCGCAGCGACTGCATCCGCGAGGCGACAGCCGGGCTGGACGAGGGAAGCCCTGAGGCCGCCGAGAGAGTGGCGCGCGACGTGCACGATCTGGCCGTCGTCTTGCTCGAAGCGATGACCGGACGCCGCTCCCTGCAGGGCTCGGCCACCGTGCTGCCGACTCCGTTCGATGGAATTATCCGCAATGGACTCAGCGGCAAGTGGGGACTGGCACACATGGCAGCGGCGCTGCAACCGGCGCGACCCACGACACCTGCTGCGCCGACGACGATTCCATCTGCAGTTACCTCTCCGAAGGCGGTGGCGGCGACGATCGCTGAGCGTCCGGCTGCTCCGCAAGCCGCGGCTGTCTCAGCGAGGATTGCCCCTGCACAAGCCCCTGCACAACAACCGATGAGCGAGCGCAGGGCCGTACAACAGCCCGTCGCGCAGCAGCCCGTCATGCAACAACCTGTTGGGCGAAGGAAGGTCGAGCCGGTACGGCCCAGCATTGCGCCCGATGTGCGGCACCGCATCGTCAAACCGGTTGTAGAGAAAGATTGGTTGAGAAACAAAAAGACTTGGCTGGCCGGCGCGGTTGCAGCCCTGGTGCTCTTCCTCGGCTGGTATCTGTTGCGCGATGGAAATAAGGCGGCGGAGCAGACTCCCATACCAGCCACGACGACGAACACGCCGGCACAGAAGACGAGCACTCCGGTACAGGCTCCGGTGCAGACAACACCGGTGCCTGTGCGGACGCCGAAACCCACCGCAGCAGCACTGGCCGAGGCAGCGGGCAACGCGGCCTCCGCACGCCCGCAGCAGTGGCGCGTTGTGGCCTACACCTACAACCACGAAGACCAGGCACAGAAGAAGGCCGCCTCCATTGCAAGCCGCAATCCTCAACTGAACCCGCAGGTGTTTTCGCCTTCGGGGCGCGCGCCTTATCTTGTGACACTCGGCGGGCCGATGAGCCGCGATGAGGCTGCCGCCTTCAGGAGGAAGGCCGTCGCTTCCGGCCTCGCTTCCGACACCTATATCCAGAACTTCCGCCGCTGA
- a CDS encoding zinc ribbon domain-containing protein translates to MHPDLEKLIVLQGLDVEARRLREEIAALPERTAELAARVKAAKAGLDSTVSSLAKEESLRRRLELEIKDHQHKAARLRKQMDIVTTTAQAAALEHEIAFAEGEVRRLEDEELESMERSEQLEAAKVDAEETLANTERAHADHSTRAAETLAHDKTALDEVEARRTALRPEIGENSLSMYDRIVKTRGTGLAEGIDQKCSACQMMVRPQRWNDLRERSNNETMLTCESCGRLLYWDPARDAPQKKSVQNESIAASIVRAL, encoded by the coding sequence ATGCATCCGGATCTTGAGAAGCTGATTGTGCTGCAGGGGCTTGACGTTGAGGCCAGGCGCCTGCGGGAGGAGATCGCCGCGCTTCCCGAGCGCACTGCGGAGCTGGCGGCCCGTGTCAAGGCGGCGAAGGCTGGGCTCGACTCCACCGTGAGCAGCCTCGCCAAAGAAGAGTCCCTGCGCCGCCGGCTCGAACTGGAGATCAAGGACCACCAGCACAAGGCCGCGCGTCTGCGCAAACAGATGGACATCGTTACCACCACCGCGCAGGCGGCCGCTCTCGAGCATGAGATCGCCTTTGCGGAAGGCGAAGTGCGGCGCCTCGAAGACGAGGAACTCGAGAGCATGGAGCGCAGTGAGCAGCTCGAAGCCGCAAAGGTTGACGCCGAAGAGACCCTCGCCAATACGGAGCGGGCCCACGCCGACCACAGCACCCGGGCCGCAGAGACGCTTGCGCACGACAAGACGGCGCTCGACGAGGTGGAAGCCCGCCGCACCGCGCTGCGTCCCGAGATCGGCGAAAACTCGCTCTCCATGTACGACCGCATCGTTAAGACGAGGGGAACCGGACTCGCCGAGGGCATCGACCAAAAGTGCTCTGCCTGCCAGATGATGGTTCGTCCGCAGCGCTGGAACGACCTGCGCGAGCGCAGCAACAACGAGACGATGCTGACCTGCGAGAGCTGCGGCCGCCTGCTTTACTGGGACCCCGCACGCGACGCCCCGCAGAAGAAGAGTGTCCAGAACGAGAGCATCGCTGCTTCGATCGTGAGAGCGCTTTGA
- a CDS encoding 5' nucleotidase, NT5C type, protein MDEVMADALSEHLRRYNRDYDEKISAADLEGKWLWDVVSVDRHPVLEGYLRSEDFFEHLAVMPESQRVLERLQKTYEVFIATAAMEVPTSFHQKYRWLERNFPFIPPSHIVYCGDKGILRAEYLIDDNPRQLRRFQGEGILYTSPHNLKVKDFKRVKNWLEVEKLFLG, encoded by the coding sequence ATGGATGAGGTCATGGCAGATGCTCTGAGCGAGCATCTGCGGCGCTACAACCGCGACTACGACGAGAAGATCTCCGCAGCCGATCTCGAGGGTAAGTGGCTGTGGGACGTGGTCTCGGTCGACCGCCATCCCGTGCTTGAGGGATACCTTCGCTCTGAGGACTTCTTCGAGCACCTGGCTGTGATGCCTGAGTCGCAGCGTGTCCTCGAGCGGCTGCAGAAGACCTACGAGGTCTTCATCGCCACCGCGGCGATGGAGGTCCCTACGTCTTTCCACCAGAAATACCGCTGGCTCGAGCGGAACTTTCCCTTCATCCCGCCGTCGCACATCGTCTACTGCGGCGACAAGGGCATCCTGCGCGCCGAGTACTTGATCGACGACAACCCGCGTCAGCTTCGTCGCTTCCAGGGGGAGGGCATCCTCTACACCTCGCCGCACAACCTGAAGGTCAAGGACTTCAAGCGCGTCAAGAACTGGCTTGAGGTCGAGAAGCTTTTTCTTGGCTAG
- a CDS encoding LysR substrate-binding domain-containing protein codes for MDRDIELRHLRYFVAVAEELHFGRAAQRLNLAQPPLSQQIRKLEDILGYPLFARTSRAVRLTAAGEVFLDRARRTLRNVQEDMDEARSIGRGDVGFLRVGFIGSAMLTPLPAMLGQYRQRYPKVQLRLHESFSSALQQSLLKGALDAGFLRDGDPLPGLAIEPMFSEPFVAVVPVTHPLASHKSISAGQLRDEPFVFFTPAAGSRAYNKTVALCLEHGFRPNVVQEAPQWLTILRLIGAGLGVTIAPACVKQIASPAVCCLSLRGAKVWSDIELAYRPNDDRAILTSFAAIARESFQAAPQRSKRREAKAG; via the coding sequence ATGGATCGCGATATCGAACTGCGCCATCTGCGGTACTTCGTCGCTGTAGCCGAGGAGCTGCACTTTGGCCGCGCGGCACAGCGGCTGAACCTGGCGCAGCCTCCGCTATCGCAGCAGATCCGCAAGCTCGAGGATATCCTTGGCTATCCGCTGTTTGCACGTACCTCGCGCGCAGTAAGGCTGACGGCTGCGGGCGAGGTCTTTCTCGATCGCGCGCGGCGCACACTGCGCAATGTGCAGGAGGACATGGACGAGGCGCGCAGCATCGGGCGCGGCGACGTCGGCTTTCTGCGGGTTGGATTTATCGGATCGGCCATGCTGACGCCTCTGCCGGCGATGCTGGGTCAGTACCGGCAGAGGTATCCGAAGGTCCAGCTTCGGCTGCACGAGTCCTTCTCCTCGGCGCTGCAGCAGTCGCTGCTGAAGGGCGCGCTGGACGCGGGGTTTCTTCGCGACGGCGATCCGCTTCCGGGGCTTGCGATCGAGCCGATGTTCTCGGAACCGTTTGTCGCCGTGGTGCCGGTAACGCATCCGTTGGCGAGCCACAAGAGCATCTCTGCGGGGCAACTGCGCGATGAGCCGTTCGTCTTCTTCACGCCTGCGGCAGGCAGCCGCGCGTATAACAAGACCGTCGCGCTGTGCCTCGAGCATGGCTTCCGCCCGAACGTGGTGCAGGAGGCTCCGCAGTGGCTTACGATTCTGCGACTGATTGGGGCCGGACTGGGTGTGACCATTGCGCCGGCGTGCGTGAAGCAGATCGCCTCGCCGGCGGTGTGCTGCCTGAGCCTGCGAGGCGCAAAGGTCTGGAGCGACATCGAACTCGCTTACCGGCCGAACGACGATCGCGCAATTCTTACGAGCTTTGCTGCGATTGCCCGGGAGAGCTTTCAGGCCGCCCCTCAACGTTCGAAGCGGCGAGAGGCGAAGGCAGGCTAG
- a CDS encoding GNAT family N-acetyltransferase — protein sequence MASTLTLSDIPSNENLSMQAAPIVLRLFQPQDAEAFRALNEAWIRKHFGLEEHDREMLGDPEGYILRRGGQIIMAVAGDTAVGCCALIPIGPGVLEVAKMAVAEEYQGRGLGRRVLARTIEEGRAMGATKLYLETNSKLANAIHLYESLGFRHLPSKQSPYVRANVFMELPLTEPTTDSHG from the coding sequence ATGGCATCGACGCTCACTCTGTCCGACATACCATCGAACGAGAATCTCTCTATGCAAGCAGCGCCCATCGTACTGCGCCTCTTTCAGCCACAGGACGCCGAGGCCTTCCGTGCGCTGAATGAGGCCTGGATCCGCAAGCACTTCGGTCTCGAGGAGCACGACCGCGAGATGCTCGGCGACCCTGAGGGCTACATCCTGCGTCGCGGCGGCCAGATCATCATGGCCGTGGCAGGTGACACAGCCGTCGGCTGCTGTGCACTCATCCCCATCGGGCCTGGAGTGCTAGAGGTCGCCAAGATGGCTGTCGCCGAGGAGTATCAAGGCCGCGGTCTCGGCCGCCGCGTGCTGGCGCGGACCATTGAAGAGGGCAGAGCCATGGGCGCGACAAAGCTCTACCTCGAGACCAACAGCAAGCTCGCGAACGCAATCCACCTCTACGAATCGCTGGGCTTCCGCCACCTGCCGTCGAAGCAGTCGCCGTATGTCCGCGCCAACGTCTTCATGGAGCTTCCGCTCACCGAGCCGACCACGGATTCACACGGATAA
- a CDS encoding DUF2251 domain-containing protein — protein sequence MQSLSFLPGRAFLSSDSPTVPWTVVFEDEGIAAYFYACDRSQTTHEERILDAMLIYNVSALQNPENERLAAVEWSRDGLQAVLYLDGTAQALFDFAAREGYCRLNFPNFLSEPGEAWRKSSHAWSEAAFERFEANLYA from the coding sequence ATGCAGTCGCTTTCCTTTCTCCCAGGCCGCGCCTTTCTTTCCTCCGATTCGCCAACCGTTCCGTGGACAGTAGTGTTTGAGGATGAGGGCATCGCGGCGTACTTCTATGCCTGCGACCGCTCGCAGACGACGCACGAGGAGAGGATCCTCGACGCCATGCTGATCTATAACGTCAGCGCGCTGCAGAACCCCGAGAATGAGCGGCTGGCCGCGGTCGAATGGTCGCGCGACGGCCTGCAAGCGGTGCTGTACCTGGACGGAACCGCGCAGGCGCTGTTCGACTTCGCGGCGCGCGAGGGCTACTGCCGCCTGAACTTTCCAAACTTCCTCAGCGAGCCAGGCGAGGCCTGGCGGAAGTCGTCGCACGCCTGGTCGGAGGCGGCGTTTGAGAGGTTCGAGGCGAACCTCTACGCCTGA
- a CDS encoding L,D-transpeptidase family protein: MKISIRRAGTVCVLTFLLLAGGCRKPRKTTSAPNTTDYSDNLQPLVASTQLSFLRWPNISDYQPLVKTFYDDRNYEIAWTRDGKPTAAALGFIRAFADADAKGLSPDDYDSSRWPARLASLSPQAEDAVAQFDIAMTISVMRYISDLRMGRVNPQHFNFDINVAQKKYNLAEFVSDNAVDVTEVPKLISTVEPGSDEYRLAEQALARYLQLAKQQQEEDDLPLPTVAAPLSPGQGYPAAPQLLKRLELEGDIDAAEVQNPQPKLFTRQLSQGVLSYQHRHGIAEDGKLTRQTINSLNVPLSDRVTQLQDSLERWRWLPDQYINPRLIVNLPEFVLRGYAADHTLDFTMKVVVGKVVGEHETPVFAHMMRYLVFRPYWNVPTDIARKELVPHLKGAGPGYLEAHNYEVVNSKGQVLTSYTTRQVAQGGVMVREKPGPKNSLGLVKFMFPNQYDIYLHSTPALSLFERSRRDFSHGCVRVQKADELAAWVLDSQQIDHEDWDLDKVHEAMLNGPDNHTIALKTPLPIVIFYATAWAEDDGSVNFFDDIYDYDQELQQVLTKGPPYPVKPEPVAAKAKPGDTA, translated from the coding sequence ATGAAGATCTCGATTCGACGTGCAGGCACTGTGTGCGTCCTGACGTTTTTGTTGCTCGCGGGCGGATGCCGCAAGCCTCGCAAGACTACCTCGGCGCCAAACACCACTGACTACTCGGACAACCTGCAGCCGCTCGTGGCCTCCACGCAGCTGTCGTTTCTGCGCTGGCCCAACATCTCCGACTACCAGCCACTCGTCAAAACCTTCTACGACGACCGCAACTACGAGATCGCGTGGACCCGCGACGGCAAGCCGACTGCCGCCGCCCTCGGCTTCATCAGGGCATTCGCGGACGCCGATGCCAAGGGCCTCAGCCCTGACGATTACGACAGCTCCCGCTGGCCCGCGCGCCTCGCCTCGCTCTCCCCGCAGGCCGAGGACGCCGTCGCGCAGTTCGACATCGCGATGACGATCTCGGTGATGCGGTACATCTCCGATCTGCGCATGGGCCGGGTCAACCCGCAGCACTTCAACTTCGACATTAACGTCGCGCAGAAGAAGTACAACCTCGCTGAGTTTGTCTCGGACAACGCCGTCGATGTGACCGAGGTGCCGAAGCTCATCTCCACCGTCGAGCCCGGTTCCGACGAGTATCGCCTTGCCGAACAGGCGCTGGCCCGCTACCTTCAGCTCGCGAAGCAGCAGCAGGAGGAGGACGACCTTCCGCTCCCCACGGTTGCCGCGCCGCTCTCACCCGGCCAGGGGTACCCCGCCGCGCCGCAGCTCCTCAAGCGCCTCGAGCTCGAAGGCGACATCGACGCCGCGGAGGTTCAGAACCCCCAGCCGAAGCTCTTCACGCGGCAGCTCTCGCAAGGCGTCCTGAGCTACCAGCACCGCCACGGCATCGCTGAGGATGGCAAGCTCACGCGCCAGACCATCAATTCGCTCAACGTACCGCTCAGCGACCGCGTCACGCAGTTGCAGGACTCGCTCGAGCGCTGGCGCTGGCTGCCGGACCAGTACATCAATCCGCGGCTGATCGTGAACCTGCCGGAGTTCGTCCTGCGCGGCTACGCTGCCGACCACACGCTCGACTTCACCATGAAGGTCGTCGTCGGTAAGGTGGTTGGCGAGCACGAGACTCCCGTCTTCGCTCACATGATGCGCTACCTGGTCTTCCGGCCTTACTGGAACGTGCCGACCGACATCGCGCGCAAGGAGTTGGTGCCGCACCTGAAGGGCGCCGGCCCCGGGTATCTCGAGGCGCATAACTACGAGGTCGTCAACAGCAAGGGCCAGGTGCTTACCAGCTACACGACCCGGCAGGTTGCGCAGGGCGGCGTGATGGTCCGCGAGAAGCCCGGCCCGAAGAATTCGCTGGGCCTCGTCAAGTTCATGTTCCCGAACCAGTACGACATCTACCTGCACTCGACGCCGGCTCTCTCTCTTTTCGAGAGGTCTCGGCGGGACTTCAGCCACGGCTGCGTTCGTGTGCAGAAGGCCGATGAGCTGGCCGCCTGGGTTCTCGACAGCCAGCAGATCGACCACGAAGACTGGGATCTCGACAAGGTTCACGAGGCGATGCTCAACGGCCCGGACAACCACACGATCGCGCTCAAGACGCCGCTCCCGATTGTGATTTTCTATGCGACGGCGTGGGCTGAAGACGACGGCTCCGTCAACTTTTTCGACGACATCTACGACTACGACCAGGAGCTCCAGCAGGTCCTCACCAAAGGCCCTCCGTACCCGGTCAAGCCGGAGCCTGTGGCGGCGAAGGCTAAGCCGGGGGATACGGCGTAG